CTGTAGTAGATTGAATGCTGGTATTGTAGCTCCATAAGATTTCTGGAATGAGGTCGGCCCACTCTCCTTTAGCCTCGCCGAGCTTTTTCTTTAATCCCTGCAAGATAATTTTGTTAGCTGATTCAACTTGCCCATTGGTTTGCGGATGCTCGACTGAGCTGAAATGATGTTTGATGTTGAAGTTTGTTAGAAAGGCAGCGAGCTTATGGTCTGTAAATTGTCTCCCGTTAGCTGAGATTATCTCTCTTGGGATATCGTATCTACATATAATGTTTTTCCATAAGAAAGATCGCACTTTTTCTGCCATTATATGTGCTAGTGGTTGTGCTTTTATCCACTTAGAGAAATAGTCTATGGAAACTAAAAGGAATTTTACCTGGCCTGACGCTTTCGGAAAAGGTCCGAGGATATCCAATCCCCACCTATCGAAAGACCAGCTCACCTCTATTGTATGGAGTTCTTCGGTCGGGATCTCTGAGAGGGTGGCGTGCTTTTGACAATTATCACATGCCTTGACTTTTGAGATACAGTCTCTTTTTATCGTCGGCCAATAGTATCCTGTTCGCAATATCTTTGCAGCCAATGCTCGGCCGCCTATGTGGTTACCACAAACCCCTTCGTGAGTTTCCGCCATGACATCCTCGGCTTCCTCCTTGCTGATGCATTTGAGTAGTGGTTGGGAGTGTCCTCATCTGTACAGGGTATTTCCGAGTACTGTGTAGAAGCTAGCTCTCCTTCGGAAGAGCGACAAGTTTGGCTCCTCATTTGGCACGACACCTGTGTTGATATAATTGAGAAAAGGTGTTCTCCAATCTGGTACCTGCATGATGCTTAAGATTTTGTCCTGCTCAAAGCTCGGCTTGTTGAGTGTTAGTTGTGACAGGGCCGGCATGTTTTTCGCCTGCCTTGCGGTGGCTAACTTGGATAACACATCGGCTTTGGTATTTTGTTCTCGGTTTACACGAATAATATCAACTTTACTGAGCTTTGAGATGAGATCCTTTGTTATGAGCCAATATTTCTCTAACAAAGGATCTTTTACCTGAAATTCGCCCTTGATTTGATGTACTACGAGTGATGAGTCGCAGTAGactgttatttgaggtattttgaGTTGCTGGGCGAGCTTTAATCCTGCTATCAGAGCTTCATATTCCGCTTGGTTGTTACTTGCGTTGAAGCGGAATTGTAGTGATTGTTCGGCTATCACTTTGTCACCCTCTTTTAGTAGTACTCCAGCTCCGCTGCCTTCTCTGTTTGATGCTCCATCTACATGTATACTCCAATGTGCTACTGTGTGTTGTGTCTCATTAGTCATCTATGATACGAAGTCAGCGAGTATTTGTGACTTCAGAGCCTTTCTCGACTCGTATTGAATGTCGAAATCAGATAGTTCGATTGACCACTTTATTAATTGTCCGGCAAGCTCGGGTCTGGTTAGTATCTGCCTTAGTGGTTGGTCTGTTCGTACTATGACTGTATGGCTTTGAAAGTAATATCGTAGCCTTCTTGCCGTGGTGACTAGTGCCATTGCTAGCTGCTCTATCTTCGGATACCTTGTTTCTGCTGGCTGTAATACCTTGCTGATAAAGTATACAGGGTTTTGCTTTTTTCCTGTTTCCATCACTAGGACCGAGGGTCTCTAGAGTATTGGAGGTGATGTTAAGAGCTGTTTGAGTTTTGTGAAGGAATTTTCACATTCGTCTGTCTATGTGAATTTCTTGTCCTTAGAGAATGTTTAGAAGAAATGATAAGCTCGGTTGGCCACTGCGGGTAGGAAACGTGATAGGGCGGCTATTCTGCATGCTAGTTGCTGGACTTCTTTTATCGTTTTTGGGCTTGCCATGGTCAGCACTGCATTACATTTTTCTGGGTTGGCTTCTATACCTCGTGAGTTAACATGAAGCCAAGAAATTTCCCTCCTTGGACCCCAAAAGCACATTTGTCCGGATTGAGCCTTATGTTATATGCTCGGAGTTGATTGAAAACTTCTACCAAGTCATCATAGTGTGACCCTTGTGTTGGCATTTTTGCTACCATATCATCTACATAGACTTCCATATTCCGGCCTATCTGTTGTTGGAATACTTTGTCCGTTAGTCTTTGATATGTCGCACCTGCATTCTTTAAGCCAAAAGGCATTACCTTGTAACAAAAATTTCCATATTCTGTTATGAAAGCCGCTTTGTCTTGGTCTTCTGGATGCATCAAAATCTGGTTATAACCagagtatgcatccataaaaCTCAAAGCTTTGAAACCGAAGCGTTATCAACTAATTTATCAATGCAAGGTAATGGGTATGCATCTTTAGGCAAGCTTTGTTTAAATTTGTAAAGTCGACGCACATGCGCCATTTACCTGAGTTCTTCCTTACCATTACCACGTTGGACAACCATGTGGTGAAGCGGATTTCTCTGATGAAACCTGCGTTGAGGAGTTTCTTAGTCTCTTCAAGTGTTGCTTGTTTTTTCTCTTCTCCgaggtttttttttcttttactccACTGGTCAGACTGTTTTGTCAATTGCTAATCTGTGGCAGATGACTTCCGGGCTTATTCCCGGCATGTCGTCTGATGTCCATACGAATAGGTCGGCGTTCTGGCGTAATATGTGTATAAGTCTTGTTCGTTCATTCCCTTCCAATGCTTCTCCGATGTATGTGTATTGCTTTTCATCTGCTGTTAGCGTTAATTGGTGGAGGTTGTCCATTGGCCGAGGTCTTTCTTTGAGGTCTTCTCTCGGGTCCAGATCGGCTAGCGTTGTGTCGTAAGCCGAGCTATGTATGGCTTGGACCTGGGACCGAGCTGTCTCCCATGTATGGGCTTGCTTTAGGCAGGCATTGTAGCACTGCCGAGCTTCTTGATGGTCGGCGTACACTGTAGCTATCTTGTTTTCCTGCATTGGAAACTTGACACACAGGTGTAATGTGGACACCACCGCTCTGAATATATTCAAGGCGGGTCTCccaattataatattataaggGCTATAACAGTCTACTATTAGGTATTGAATATCAATGGACTTTGACATAGGGATTTCTCCCATTGTGGTCTTTAGCCATATATGTCTCATGATGGGGACTCTCTCTCCGGAGAACCCAATTAGCTCTCCCAAGGAGGGCTGTATCAGTTTTTCTGATAATTTCATCTTTTTAAAggtagaataaaataaaacatcgGCACTACTACCTGGGTCCAGCAATATTTTTCTTACCAACGGTTCTCCGACCTTGATGGAAATTACCACGGGGTCATCGAGGTTAGGGCTTGCCGATCTGAAGTCTGCTTGGTTGAAGGATATTGTGACGTCTGGGTCCTTGTCCTTCTTTGGTTGTATGGTTCCCTCGATTGCTAGCATCGTCCCGTAGCTTCGCTTTCTGGCCGAGCTTGTTTCACCTCCGCCTGCGAACCCTCCCGATATGTGGCTAATGATTCCTCTTGGCGGATCAGGAGTTGTCCgctcttttttattattgtccGCCACTGCTTGTTTGCTCTCCTCCCTGTCCGAGTTTCCTCTTCTGGCCTTCCGACTCTCGACATATTTGTCCAAAAGCCCTTAGCGCGCCAGCCTTTCTAGGAGGTCCTTTGCGACAATGCAGTCGTCTGTGGTGTGGCCAAACTTCTGGTGGAAGGCACAATGCTTTGTCCTATCCACGAACCTTTGATCCTGGTAGTTCCCTGCTCGAGCTGGTGGCTTTATGATTTTGGCGTTGAGAATTTCTCTGATGATATTTTCTCTCTTGGTATTAAATCTGGTATATGTGTTGTATTTCGGTGTGAGCTTGGAAGGCTTCTTAGTATCTCTGTTGCCTGGTGATCTGAAAGCTCTTTCTTCATCTCTCAGATGTGGTTGTTTGTCCGATTTTTAGGCCTCGCGGAGTTCTTCGATCTCCATTTGACCTGCTGCCCTTTCCCGGAACTCTTCTAGCGTCTTTGGTTTTGTTATAGCAATGGTCTCCCGAAATTTGCCGGGCCTGAAGCCAGCCTTGAGGGCATGCAGGTGGACGGCCGGGTCCAGGTATTGGATCTCCATAATGGCGTCCGCGAACCTGGTCATGTAGTCCTTCAAGCTCTTGTGCTGACCTTGTTTGATGGTCCCGAGATAATCTGATCCGTGCACATATATCCTTGACGCAGCAAAATAATCAATAAATGACCTGGCTAGATCTTCGAAGGAGGAAATTGAACCTACAGAAAGTTTAGAAAACCAGAGTAATGCAGCAACATCGAGGTAAGTGGGGAATGCTCGGCAGAGGGTGGGTTCATTGTTAGGAccgttgaagaacatcattgattGGAACATCTTCACGTGGGCTCGGGGATCTCCGAACCCCTTATACGGTTCAAGTGCGGTGGGTAGCGTAAAGTTCTTTGGCATCTGGTAATTTGTGATCTCCTCGGAGAAGGGGTTGTCGAGGGTAAGATTCTCCTTCGGCGGGATGATGTTTAAGGGATATGTGGTGCCTTGGGCCGAGCCTTTGGAGCTTTCTCCATTATTCTGCGTTGATAGCTCGGCTATCCTTCGTACTTCTGCCTGAAACTCGGCGATTCGGGCCAGGAGCTCCTCCTGTGTTAGTTGTGGACTTTCCTTGTCAGCCATGTTCGACGATTGGGAATCCTGCAAAATAGAGTAGAAGACTAAACGAAGGAAAAAGTGGAGTTAGATGTATtcggccccacggtgggcgccaaatGATTCGTTCGATTACTGGGGTGGCCGAGCTTGAGCACTTCCGAGCAAGCTGACAGCAGAGTGGAAGAGCTGTACGTCGGCCAGGACCAAACACCGCGGCAGGAATACCTGCAAAAgatactccgacgctcaagttagtGATAGTGAGTGAAAGTAGTTAATGAATATGAAAACCGAGAATAGAACCTGAGACTTAGCTGAGGATATTAGCTCAGCTTTATAGGAGTTGTTTGACCGTTTACTGTGGATAGGTCCTAGTTTGTAGGTTAGGTATGATATTCTGTTTTGGTGATTAGGTTTGCTGAGCACGTTTCTAATTTTCAAATGGGTGAGGCCGTTCCTGCCTGTTTTCGTGCCGAGCTTATCGGCCAGCTGATGTAAGGACGATCTTATCTATTCACGTGCCGAGCTTTTCGGGCGGCCGAAGATAAGGATGACGTATtaagtataaaatacatattaaaacataaatatatattaaaaataaaataaattatacatatatttatataaatatattaataattaattttaatataaaaaaaatattttttaacaaataaaatctTATGCAAGAGAAACCCGTAATTATAAGAAAAGTTGAACATGAAAGTTAGCTCATTGAACCCGTAATATAAAAGTGCTATTTGTGAGTTTTGACAATCTTAGATTAAGACTTACATTATACATAAAATCATCATGACTTTAATTTAAATTCACAGCATATAACATAAATAAGGATTAATATTTCATTTCGGCATCCATGATCCATCGGTGTTAACGTCATTATTGCcaataaagaaaattattatattatatctatattaaaattaattactaaaatctgttataaaaattaattattaatataaaatatatattaaaatataaatatatattaaaaataaattaaattatataattttatatataaatatataaataactgATTTTATTGGTAAATAGCATTTTTGTAAAGAAAACTTTTGGTCAAATgaataacaacaaaataaaaagaaaaagactttCTCGTATTATTTTATGTGGATTTTAGCGTTGGATACGCACGTGTTGCCATTCCAACGAAGCAAATTAAAGTTGTAAATCAAATCCAGAAACGAAGGGTGAAAATTGAAATGAAAGAACCCCACCACACAAAAATGCAAGTCACATGGGAAATTGTTTAATATTAATTCGTTTATTTCCAATTTTTTATATGGAATGACGCAAGGGAAGATCATATCGTCCatttagtatattatattttcatttttcaaataATGCATCTTAAACCATGAATgtatctcatttttttataaataaatatagatTGACGTAACAGCTAGCATCATTTTGATGAAAACAGTTGAAGTAACAATTACcctcttaatttaattttaattctgcTACTATAAGAAAATTCTATATCTTAAGCACATGTTTTAAAAACATGTACATATGTTCTCTGAATATTTAGTTTCATTTAATAGTCTAATCTTCCTTTcccaaataaattaattttttctagAAAATTAAagacattaattaattaaaagaaaatataaaagcaAAATTTTGTAGTCATAAGTTCAACACTTCAACCTTTTTTAGAGTTTGTGCATCAGAAAATATTAATCACtactattaataataaatactaGTTTAAGTGAAccattttaaagaaaaaaaattgataaaataaatagtaattaataataactagttttgatttatttattttttaaattttatttaaagaaaaaataaaaaagggtaAAAACTCAGAAGTTAATAAGTTAACTAcgctgaatttttataaaaagtaattaacCATGGTTAAGGAGTGGTGGGAGGGGTTAGGTGGATTTGACCGGTCTGGGTTGGTAGGCGTTGGTTCAGTAAATgtaattaaacaaggaaataattttagttagttttcccTCCGAAATTCAGAAAAAATGAGAATATAACATGACATAAccccctctctctttctctattCTCTAACATTCCCTCCTACCACGCCTCTCTCTTTCTCCCACACACAACTCCCAACTACTTCTTCCACCACCCACCAAAACCCTCCCAATCACACAATGGAAGACTCATCCACCTCCATCAAGATTTCGCCCTTCGATCTCATGTCCGCCATAATCAGAGGCAAGCTCGACCCTTCCAACGTCTCCTCCGAGGCCGCCGGCGATGTTGCCGCCATAATACTCGAAAACCGCCAGTTCGTCATGGTGCTCACCACCTCCGTCGCGATTCTCATAGGCTGCGTCATCGCTCTTGTATGGCGAAGATCCAGCTCACACAAGCCCAAGCCTGTTGAGCTTCCCAAGCGCGTCATCGAGAGGGAGCCCGAGCCTGAGGTCGACGACGGCAAGAAGAAGGTCAGCATCTTCTTCGGCACACAGACCGGTACCGCCGAAGGATTCGCCAAGGCCATTGCCGAAGAGGCCAAAGCTAGATACGACAAGGCCACCTTCAAAGTCCTTGATTTGGTAAATAAATTAGATAGCGGAACCTATCAATTTAGCTCTCATGATATAGAAACGCCGATGCTTTAGTCCTCAAATAACTAAACAAACTCCAATTCAGAACTACGAGCTTGTTTAGTTCTTTTGAGGCTAAAATCTTCAATATTTTTGGACTAAATTGGTGATTTATTCAGATGAATACTTATCAgctgctttttctttttctttctttttttatttttattagttcaTTAGTTTATCGGATTTTATGCTTACGTTTTGAGAATGATGATTATGGTAATCAGGATGATTATGCCGCCGATGACGATGAATACGAGGAGAAGTTCAAAAAGGAAAAGTTCGCCCTCTTCTTTGTTGCCACGTaagcttctctctctctc
Above is a genomic segment from Arachis stenosperma cultivar V10309 chromosome 1, arast.V10309.gnm1.PFL2, whole genome shotgun sequence containing:
- the LOC130984811 gene encoding uncharacterized protein LOC130984811, which translates into the protein MADKESPQLTQEELLARIAEFQAEVRRIAELSTQNNGESSKGSAQGTTYPLNIIPPKENLTLDNPFSEEITNYQMPKNFTLPTALEPYKGFGDPRAHVKMFQSMMFFNGPNNEPTLCRAFPTYLDVAALLWFSKLSVGSISSFEDLARSFIDYFAASRIYVHGSDYLGTIKQGQHKSLKDYMTRFADAIMEIQYLDPAVHLHALKAGFRPGKFRETIAITKPKTLEEFRERAAGQMEIEELREA